In one window of Henckelia pumila isolate YLH828 chromosome 1, ASM3356847v2, whole genome shotgun sequence DNA:
- the LOC140874342 gene encoding zinc finger BED domain-containing protein RICESLEEPER 2-like yields MSNPNTLSAQESSTTPVVGGAQPSTNDANETSKSKDVIELENNEDGEDGDDGPYGPKKRKRTSTVWTNFKEIVLPDGSLKVECIYCKRQMSYSKAGPTSHLLRHGKGCLQKKLSEKGQKNLSIVTTISETESISAVHNFKYDQAKIREIVSHMIIVHELPFAFAEYELFNLLMKNASPHYQKISRATTKKDVISSYEIEKKKLLAELKDVNRVSVTTDLWRSDQKISYMVVTCHYVDSSWNLQKRNLNFCEVPPPHTGIVVCDVLHKCLVEWGLENKVWTVTVDNAAYNDVAVRMLKENLSYKNSLPLGGKLFHVRCCAHILNLLVQDGLSEIQNIISNVRESVKHISASESRINIFSDIAKQLQLSSKKLVMDCCTRWNATYCMLSTALEFKDIFPRYQQRDASYNSLPSEDDWEKVRVVCSFLEEFNEVTHIISGSKYPTSNLFLPELYNIKKLLNEKNVGEGSFMNDMRNKMKRKFDKYWGECNLLISIAAVLDPRNKMKLIEWCFPEIYSEVDAIENIITVRETLRSLYSEYVEAHKTNITENDVSSGTQKEISSGLSIVSGKGKGKVRTQFANYIKNVDSVEQVKSELEVYFEEGVVFCEDDEFDALSWWKLNNLKFRILSRMACEVLSIPVTSVASESAFSAGGRVIDTYRANLGVETVQMLLCAEDWLRARYQIKRKEKAQNKIMSSKYKYDCMSNFGDTCTISVFLGFFSSCSMGYANGVVSAQGRQPLVSFGVISDVQYAEYLMAAHSLAFHAITVIACLFCTTK; encoded by the exons ATGTCAAATCCAAACACATTATCTGCTCAAGAATCTAGCACAACTCCAGTGGTGGGAGGAGCTCAACCAAGTACAAATGATGCCAATGAAACTTCCAAAAGCAAGGATGTGATTGAACTTGAAAATAATGAAGATGGGGAAGATGGGGACGACGGTCCATATGGACCAAAGAAAAGGAAACGCACATCTACGGTATGGACTAATTTTAAAGAGATTGTTCTTCCAGATGGGTCGCTGAAGGTTGAATGTATTTATTGCAAACGTCAAATGTCATATTCTAAGGCTGGTCCTACATCACATTTACTTAGGCATGGTAAAGGTTGTTTGCAGAAGAAACTTAGTGAGAAAGGGCAGAAAAATCTAAGTATAGTGACAACCATATCGGAGACAGAATCTATTAGTGCGGTGCATAACTTCAAATATGATCAAGCAAAAATCAGAGAAATTGTATCTCACATGATTATTGTTCATGAATTACCATTCGCCTTTGCAGAATATGAATTGTTCAACTTATTGATGAAAAATGCTAGTCCACATTATCAAAAGATCAGTCGTGCCACAACCAAAAAAGATGTTATCAGTTCTTATGAAATAGAGAAGAAAAAATTACTGGCAGAACTAAAGGATGTAAACAGGGTTAGTGTGACTACTGATTTATGGAGGTCTGATCAAAAAATTTCATATATGGTCGTCACTTGTCATTATGTGGATTCAAGTTGGAATTTGCAGAAacgaaatttgaatttttgtgaagtCCCTCCACCTCATACAGGAATTGTTGTTTGTGATGTGTTACACAAGTGTTTGGTTGAATGGGGACTTGAAAACAAGGTGTGGACAGTCACAGTTGATAATGCTGCGTACAATGATGTAGCTGTTCGAATGCTCAAAGAGAATCTCTCTTACAAAAACAGTCTTCCTCTTGGTGGAAAATTGTTTCACGTCAGATGTTGTGCGCATATCTTGAATCTTTTGGTACAAGATGGACTTTCGGAGATCCAAAATATAATTTCCAATGTGCGTGAGAGTGTGAAACACATATCTGCCTCGGAGTCCCGTATTAATATTTTCAGTGACATTGCAAAGCAGTTGCAATTATCTTCAAAGAAACTAGTGATGGATTGTTGCACTAGGTGGAATGCGACATATTGCATGTTGTCTACTGCTCTAGAGTTCAAAGATATCTTTCCAAGATATCAACAAAGGGATGCTAGTTATAACTCTTTGCCAAGTGAGGATGATTGGGAGAAAGTTCGTGTCGTTTGTTCTTTTCTTGAAGAATTTAATGAAGTTACCCACATCATTTCAG GTTCAAAATATCCAACTTCGAATTTGTTTCTTCCTGAACTTTATAACATAAAAAAGCTGTTGAACGAGAAAAATGTGGGTGAAGGCAGTTTCATGAATGATATGAGAAATAAGATGAAGAGGAAATTCGATAAGTATTGGGGTGAGTGTAACTTGTTAATATCTATAGCAGCTGTATTAGATCCAAGGAATAAGATGAAGTTGATTGAATGGTGTTTTCCAGAGATATATTCTGAAGTTGATGCAATTGAGAACATCATTACAGTTCGTGAGACATTGCGTTCACTATATAGTGAATATGTTGAGGCTCACAAAACAAATATCACTGAAAATGATGTCTCAAGTGGTACTCAAAAAGAAATTTCTAGTGGTCTAAGTATTGTTAGTGGAAAAGGAAAGGGTAAAGTGAGGACTCAATTTGCAAACTATATTAAGAATGTTGATAGTGTGGAGCAAGTGAAATCTGAACTTGAAGTGTATTTTGAGGAAGGAGTTGTATtttgtgaagatgatgaatttGATGCATTGTCATGGTGGAAGTTGAACAACTTAAAGTTTAGGATTTTGTCAAGGATGGCGTGTGAGGTACTATCAATTCCAGTAACTTCTGTAGCTTCTGAATCAGCGTTCAGTGCGGGTGGTAGAGTGATTGATACATATCGTGCCAATTTGGGAGTAGAGACGGTTCAAATGTTGCTTTGTGCAGAAGATTGGTTACGTGCCCGCTACCAAAtcaagagaaaagaaaag GCACAAAATAAGATAATGAGTTCAAAATATAAGTATGACTGTATGAGCAATTTTGGTGACACGTGCACCATATCAGTTTTCCTAG GATTCTTTTCTTCCTGCTCAATGGGTTATGCAAATGGAGTAGTAAGCGCTCAAGGGAGGCAACCACTGGTTTCTTTCGGGGTGATATCAGATGTCCAGTATGCTGAATACCTGATGGCCGCTCATTCCTTGGCTTTCCACGCTATTACAGTCATAGCTTGCTTGTTTTGCACCACAAAATGA
- the LOC140882596 gene encoding ATP-dependent (S)-NAD(P)H-hydrate dehydratase, with translation MVGLLDAVLRRQQLLIRCLGQYTNTSNNKDIRSTTVKMQSLLSGGVPLSESDAILILRSITPSLESSRHKGQAGKIAVVGGCREYTGAPYFSAISALKIGADLSHVFCTQDAAAVIKIYSPELIVHPILEESYNVRDEDRRATSAKVVAEVDKWIERFDCLVIGPGLGRDPFLLDCVSDIMKHAKESNIPMVIDGDGLFLVTNCLDLVNGFPLAVLTPNVNEYKRLVQKVLQCEVNDENGTQQLHSLAKGIGGVTILRKGGSDYISNGQTVSAVDLYGSPRRCGGQGDILSGSVAVFLSWARQSAAVEKLGDSPMILGCIAGSVLVRKAASLAFESKRRSTLTTDIIEHLGTSLEGICPVAR, from the exons ATGGTGGGTTTGTTGGATGCTGTATTAAGGAGGCAACAGTTATTGATAAGGTGTTTAGGACAATATACCAACACAAGCAACAATAAGGATATTCGCAGTACCACCGTAAAAATGCAATCTTTATTGAGTGGCGGCGTCCCTCTATCGGAGTCTGATGCTATTCTTATTCTGAGATCAATTACTCCGTCTCTTGAATCTTCTAGGCATAAAGGCCAAGCTG GAAAGATAGCAGTGGTCGGTGGTTGTCGTGAATACACTGGTGCCCCATATTTTTCTGCTATTTCAGCTCTAAAAATT GGTGCAGATTTGTCCCATGTATTCTGTACACAGGATGCTGCTGCAGTTATTAAAATTTACAGCCCTGAGTTAATTGTCCACCCGATACTTGAGGAATCATACAACGTTAG GGACGAGGATCGGAGAGCAACATCAGCCAAAGTTGTTGCAGAGGTTGATAAGTGGATCGAAAGATTTGATTGTCTCGTTATTGGTCCAGGCCTTGGGAGGGACCCGTTTCTCTTG GATTGTGTGAGTGATATAATGAAGCATGCTAAGGAATCCAATATCCCAATGGTTATAGACGGA GATGGACTTTTTCTTGTAACTAATTGTCTTGATCTGGTCAATGGTTTTCCCTTGGCTGTCCTGACCCCGAATGTTAATGAGTACAAGCGCCTAGTTCAGAAGGTTTTACAATGTGAAGTAAATGATGAAAATGGAACTCAACAATTACATTCTCTCGCAAAAGG AATAGGTGGTGTGACGATTTTGAGGAAAGGAGGATCTGACTACATCAGCAATGGCCAAACAG TTAGTGCCGTTGACTTGTATGGTTCTCCCCGACGCTGTGGTGGCCAAGGTGATATACTTTCCGGCAG TGTTGCAGTATTTCTTTCATGGGCACGGCAGTCTGCGGCCGTAGAGAAGCTGGGCGACAGTCCGATGATACTGGGGTGTATTGCTGGTTCTGTTCTAGTAAGAAAAGCTGCTTCACTCGCATTTGAGAGTAAAAGAAGATCTACTCTGACTACTGATATAATCGAACACTTGGGGACAAG TTTGGAGGGAATCTGTCCGGTGGCTCGATGA